In Sulfuritortus calidifontis, the sequence GGCCTCGCCCTGCAATTCGATCAGGACGCCAGCCAGCTTGCGATCACGGTGCAGGACATCGTTCGGCCACTTCAACTGCACGTCGGCCAGCCCCAACTCGCGTAAGGCGCGCACCAGACCCAGGCCGACGGCGAGACTGAGACAGGACAGGTCGCTGGCCGTGCGGCTGAAGCGCCACAGAACGGAAAAGGCCAAGCCGCCGCCCAGCGGCGACAGCCAGGCACGGCCGCGCCGGCCCTTGCCACCGGTCTGCCACTCGGCTGCCAGAACCGTCTTGTGTTCGGCACCCGCCTGCCCCAACGCCATCAGCCGGCTGTTGGTGGAATCCACCTGGTCGTGGACATGCAGGCGGTAGCCGAGCGACTCGGCCACCGGCTCCACCGCGTCCAGATCAAGCCAGCTATGCGGATGCACCAGACGATAGCCGCGCCCACGGACCGAATAGATTTCGACGCCCAAGTCCTGCGCCTGGCGGACGGCGTTATGGACACTGGCACGGGAAATGCCCAGGCGCTCGGCAATCGCCTCACCCGAGCGAAACTCCTCGCCGGACAATTGGCGCAATACGCGAAACACGCTGGTGCTGGATGAACTCAACTGTCTATCCGATCACGAGCGGCCGGGCAAACCGGCCGGATGAATTACTCAAAATACCCAGGGCATTATGCCCCAAGCCGAGCGATCATCT encodes:
- a CDS encoding biotin--[acetyl-CoA-carboxylase] ligase, which translates into the protein MSSSSTSVFRVLRQLSGEEFRSGEAIAERLGISRASVHNAVRQAQDLGVEIYSVRGRGYRLVHPHSWLDLDAVEPVAESLGYRLHVHDQVDSTNSRLMALGQAGAEHKTVLAAEWQTGGKGRRGRAWLSPLGGGLAFSVLWRFSRTASDLSCLSLAVGLGLVRALRELGLADVQLKWPNDVLHRDRKLAGVLIELQGEAQGPSMAVIGVGLNVRLPEPLRAEIEQPVTDLMEGLGEPVDRNHLLVECLRQLDQVLVHYEQDGFAGLRAEWEASHAFHGREARMIAAQGESWRGRVAGIDEAGALLLDTETGQRRFYSGELSLRGVTA